A DNA window from Anaerocolumna sp. AGMB13020 contains the following coding sequences:
- a CDS encoding CapA family protein: protein MSKRRMYGLLAFIIFTFSLLAVVIIYEVGDFSWSKEGNNNSIVGDRNSGSVENTTPVPNPSEPEDSQVSEGSVTEVPKPTVTEEPWKDITMLFTGDIYLSDVVANTYKGKGIEAIVEKELLAEMQNADITMSNQEFAFSTGGTAAEDKQYTFRVNPDYITAFQDMGIDIVTLANNHTMDFGLTALEDSFDTLKGAGIDYVGAGSNLSDARKIHYTENQGKTIAFLAASRVIPVYEWNAAENKAGLFTTYDPTFLLEDIKTASENSDYVVVYLHWGIERAELPKDYQHSLAKQYIDAGADLVIGSHPHVLQGVEYYKGKPIIYSLGNYIFYSNIQRTAVLKITLDQDMNTKVQLLPAKAENARTKFLSDKEEISKFYQYMESISFGVGFDEAGYASELQ from the coding sequence ATGAGTAAACGCAGAATGTACGGCCTCCTGGCCTTTATCATTTTTACCTTTAGCCTTCTGGCAGTGGTAATTATCTATGAAGTAGGTGATTTTTCATGGAGTAAGGAAGGGAATAATAATTCCATAGTGGGAGACCGGAATTCTGGCAGTGTGGAGAATACAACACCAGTACCAAATCCCTCTGAGCCAGAGGATTCTCAGGTATCAGAGGGTTCTGTTACGGAAGTGCCCAAACCCACAGTCACCGAAGAACCCTGGAAGGATATCACAATGCTGTTTACTGGTGATATCTATTTATCCGATGTTGTAGCTAATACATACAAAGGAAAGGGAATTGAGGCTATAGTGGAAAAAGAGCTTCTTGCCGAGATGCAGAATGCAGATATTACCATGTCAAATCAGGAGTTTGCTTTTAGTACCGGAGGGACGGCAGCAGAGGATAAACAGTATACTTTTCGGGTAAATCCGGATTACATAACTGCTTTTCAGGATATGGGAATTGATATTGTTACTCTTGCCAATAACCATACCATGGATTTTGGACTGACAGCATTAGAAGATTCCTTTGATACCCTTAAAGGTGCAGGAATAGATTATGTTGGTGCAGGAAGCAATCTGTCTGATGCAAGAAAGATCCATTACACCGAAAACCAGGGAAAGACAATAGCTTTTCTGGCTGCGTCAAGAGTGATACCGGTATATGAATGGAATGCAGCTGAAAACAAAGCCGGTTTATTTACCACCTATGATCCGACATTTTTATTGGAGGACATTAAAACTGCCAGCGAAAACAGTGATTATGTGGTTGTTTACCTTCATTGGGGAATTGAGAGAGCCGAATTACCAAAAGATTATCAGCACTCCCTGGCAAAACAATACATAGATGCCGGAGCAGATCTTGTTATCGGCAGCCACCCTCATGTACTTCAGGGAGTGGAATATTATAAGGGAAAACCTATTATATATAGTCTTGGCAACTATATTTTTTACAGCAATATTCAAAGAACGGCAGTGTTAAAAATAACCCTGGATCAAGATATGAATACGAAGGTTCAGCTGCTTCCGGCTAAAGCGGAAAATGCTAGGACGAAATTTTTAAGTGATAAAGAAGAGATTTCGAAATTTTATCAGTACATGGAAAGTATTTCTTTCGGAGTTGGTTTTGATGAGGCTGGTTATGCTTCAGAGTTACAATAA
- a CDS encoding LCP family protein: MQRPGSETDIHEESKTEERTKASQEEHLGTKILIRSQEDELLMDITDSLKEQVNAELDQKEEPQEKYKKRKVLRVFLSTACLLIAAILVLVLTPFGQGLLYKAVSVYAYGKMNHADGSLPAEVAETPAAEVTVTPTLTLTPEPAKPEVKQITYNILLLGEEAIDSGTAKGRTDIMMIATLDTEDKCIRLTSLMRDMLVDIPGYKENKLNTAYEYGGVPLLYDTIYQNFGVKLDGYMLVGFDAFEAIINKLGGVTITLTDKEAEYLNTTNYISKEQYRNVSAGNQLLNGNQALGYCRVRYVATGEHELNDFGRTSRQRVVLNAIFDKYKTKSLPELALIANSLLSYITTDLTQEEFTAYLQLLAEAKNGELQTLRIPADNTFEEGTVRGMSVLIPDKYENRKLLQGFIKQESRQ, encoded by the coding sequence ATGCAAAGACCGGGATCAGAAACCGATATTCATGAGGAATCTAAAACAGAAGAGAGAACCAAGGCATCCCAAGAGGAGCACCTTGGAACTAAAATACTTATCAGAAGCCAGGAAGATGAACTGTTAATGGATATCACTGACAGTCTTAAGGAACAGGTAAATGCTGAATTAGACCAGAAAGAAGAGCCTCAGGAAAAGTATAAGAAGAGAAAAGTACTTCGTGTTTTTCTCAGTACTGCCTGTCTGCTGATTGCAGCTATCTTAGTTCTTGTGCTGACACCTTTCGGGCAAGGACTTCTATATAAAGCGGTATCGGTATATGCTTATGGCAAGATGAATCATGCTGATGGCAGCTTGCCGGCAGAGGTGGCAGAGACACCTGCTGCAGAAGTTACTGTTACGCCGACCCTAACGCTGACCCCGGAGCCTGCAAAGCCGGAAGTAAAGCAGATAACCTATAATATACTCCTGTTGGGGGAAGAGGCAATAGATTCCGGAACAGCAAAAGGCAGAACGGATATTATGATGATAGCAACTCTGGATACAGAGGATAAGTGCATCAGACTTACCTCCCTCATGAGGGACATGTTGGTTGACATTCCGGGTTATAAAGAAAATAAACTGAACACGGCATATGAATATGGTGGTGTTCCCCTCTTATACGATACTATCTATCAGAATTTTGGTGTTAAACTGGATGGTTATATGCTGGTTGGATTTGATGCATTTGAAGCAATCATCAATAAATTAGGGGGAGTAACGATTACCCTAACGGATAAAGAAGCGGAATATCTTAATACCACCAATTATATTTCGAAAGAGCAGTATCGAAATGTCTCAGCAGGCAATCAATTACTGAATGGTAATCAGGCGTTAGGTTATTGCAGAGTGCGTTATGTGGCGACCGGTGAGCATGAGCTGAATGATTTTGGCAGGACCTCCAGACAGAGAGTTGTTTTAAACGCCATCTTTGATAAATATAAAACCAAAAGTCTGCCAGAACTGGCTTTAATAGCAAATTCCCTGCTTTCTTATATTACGACTGATCTTACCCAGGAGGAATTTACAGCTTATCTACAGCTACTGGCAGAAGCAAAGAATGGGGAGCTTCAGACTTTGAGAATACCGGCTGACAATACCTTCGAAGAAGGAACAGTTCGTGGTATGTCTGTGCTGATACCTGATAAATATGAAAATAGAAAATTGCTGCAAGGTTTTATAAAGCAAGAATCGAGACAGTAA
- a CDS encoding M23 family metallopeptidase — protein sequence MRDYFTKSRLHKISVENKRRINKRTRNRQSSTKVTANEITKTRAFPAIPVRKKSNGNGVLVKRDGTVLSINKIWTVTILIIVIILLSRMVSFLNSYSLQKSYRTIVRNGLDYDYFRDMLLPEEIIGNINTGSLKNDEQQIERCSGYAAILTLLKQNGLIRGDEVSVNKVSFFRDKLKDYTAFGELTDYYKSLFADIKLFPLDRGEDNSIKFTFGDTWSELRNYGGNRRHEGTDIFPEENVVGKYRVISASDGVVERIGWLEKGGYRVGIRAPHGAYLYYAHLDSYAEGLELGDSVKAGDFLGFMGDSGYGTEGTKGMFPVHLHFGMYIDAVPGEISVNPYSTICYLEAKQ from the coding sequence ATGAGAGACTATTTCACAAAAAGCAGACTTCATAAGATAAGCGTGGAAAATAAGAGACGTATTAATAAACGTACAAGAAACAGACAATCCTCTACGAAAGTAACAGCCAATGAAATTACGAAAACAAGAGCATTTCCGGCAATCCCTGTTCGAAAGAAATCCAACGGAAATGGAGTTCTTGTAAAGCGGGATGGAACAGTCCTAAGCATTAACAAGATTTGGACCGTGACAATACTTATTATTGTGATTATTCTTTTGTCCAGGATGGTAAGCTTTCTTAATTCCTATTCCTTACAGAAGTCTTATCGGACCATTGTAAGGAATGGATTGGATTACGACTATTTTCGGGATATGCTGCTGCCGGAAGAAATCATAGGTAATATTAATACCGGCTCTTTAAAAAATGATGAACAACAGATTGAGAGATGCTCCGGTTATGCTGCCATTCTGACTCTGTTAAAACAGAATGGTTTAATAAGGGGAGATGAGGTATCTGTTAATAAGGTAAGTTTTTTCAGGGATAAACTAAAGGACTATACTGCTTTTGGGGAATTAACGGATTACTATAAGAGTCTCTTTGCGGATATCAAGTTATTTCCTTTGGATAGAGGAGAAGACAATTCAATAAAATTTACCTTCGGAGATACCTGGAGTGAATTAAGGAATTATGGTGGGAATAGAAGACATGAAGGTACTGATATATTTCCGGAGGAGAATGTCGTTGGTAAATACAGGGTAATCAGCGCGTCTGATGGCGTAGTTGAGAGAATCGGGTGGCTTGAAAAAGGAGGATACCGTGTGGGAATCAGAGCACCTCACGGAGCATATCTGTATTATGCCCATTTAGATTCTTATGCGGAAGGCCTGGAATTGGGTGATAGTGTCAAAGCCGGTGATTTTCTTGGGTTTATGGGAGACAGCGGGTATGGTACAGAAGGCACAAAAGGAATGTTTCCAGTGCATTTACACTTTGGAATGTACATAGATGCGGTACCGGGAGAAATCAGTGTGAATCCTTACAGTACCATTTGCTACCTGGAAGCAAAGCAATAG